In a genomic window of Gemmatimonadaceae bacterium:
- a CDS encoding tetratricopeptide repeat protein: MATPFLSSEEYDERAHQLYNEGQYDEALDVLREGLALYPNSVELHIGVGYAYHAREEFAWARRSFEEALVLDPEHEDALAGLGETLLKFGQQAAALKSFHHTLELGYEDDIELMLQIGRALFREGLIDESREYFEIAARQTPDSAEAVSCIGYAQHRAGDDESAIATLRRALKIDEDHTEARIYLGNIFYDRGDYEAALYHLDRTSPDDHWDELGIWRLIELKKMVYRLRDNDPELKPWEERLAELAGEPDDIDEMLAEIEARAAESADNDARGQLELFGALLGSFAKEKLLGPTAHCITIDEDHSFEGTWEEILLKLSDARGGEAGGTIKEFMVNEARRGYSLTGCTIPTEDAESFIRGSADAGLLRIVR; encoded by the coding sequence ATGGCTACCCCGTTTCTGAGTTCCGAGGAGTATGATGAGAGAGCGCATCAGTTGTACAACGAAGGCCAGTACGACGAGGCGTTGGACGTACTTCGCGAGGGGCTCGCACTCTACCCGAATTCGGTAGAGCTGCACATTGGCGTCGGTTACGCGTACCACGCGCGCGAAGAATTCGCGTGGGCCCGCCGCAGCTTCGAGGAGGCACTCGTCCTCGACCCCGAACATGAGGACGCGCTAGCCGGACTCGGTGAGACCCTTCTCAAATTCGGCCAGCAAGCCGCGGCCCTCAAGAGTTTCCATCACACGCTCGAGCTCGGCTATGAGGACGACATCGAGCTCATGCTGCAGATCGGCCGGGCGCTTTTCCGCGAAGGACTGATCGACGAATCCCGCGAATACTTCGAGATCGCGGCGCGGCAAACACCCGATTCCGCCGAAGCCGTTTCCTGCATCGGCTACGCCCAGCACCGCGCGGGCGACGACGAGTCGGCCATTGCCACGCTTCGGCGGGCTCTCAAAATCGACGAGGACCACACTGAAGCGCGGATTTACCTCGGAAACATCTTTTACGACCGCGGGGACTACGAGGCCGCGCTGTACCATCTGGATCGGACGTCCCCCGACGACCACTGGGACGAATTGGGCATCTGGCGCCTGATAGAATTGAAGAAGATGGTCTACCGTTTGCGAGACAACGACCCGGAGCTCAAGCCCTGGGAGGAGCGCCTCGCCGAGCTGGCGGGCGAGCCCGACGATATCGACGAGATGCTCGCCGAGATCGAAGCCAGGGCCGCCGAGTCGGCAGATAACGACGCGCGCGGACAGCTCGAGCTGTTCGGCGCACTTCTCGGCAGCTTCGCAAAAGAGAAGCTCCTGGGGCCGACAGCGCACTGCATCACGATCGACGAGGATCACTCGTTCGAGGGAACCTGGGAGGAGATTCTGCTGAAGCTGAGCGACGCACGGGGCGGGGAAGCAGGCGGAACCATCAAGGAGTTCATGGTGAACGAGGCGCGTCGAGGCTACTCGCTCACCGGTTGCACCATCCCCACCGAGGATGCGGAGAGCTTTATCCGCGGAAGTGCCGATGCCGGACTTCTGCGGATAGTCAGATGA
- a CDS encoding tetratricopeptide repeat protein: MNANQQSALAALRAVSPIAGRLDRSRDGEDRAADILELWQGTETALRALMGGSSLGGQALIRELRQLELISLGQAYALLEFLGARDRANRTTYRATDNDVAVAREGFRQLEAGLEAGAVEAPPLPPRPGEVAAGAAAGAAAGAAASSPYAPGGYTRDRTSPVSPFAPGVYRSTPGATPPPEYSTPVEPAPTYASATRRIPQNLWFILSVVVIIVGSIGAYALIARRSDPAKIMDEAVTMMQTGRREAARGEFSRIVREHPELATPHVFLARMAREDGDVNTARRELEAAIRLEPKNAIALREMGLILFSTGDYELSRRFFVRAVQVNPDDKSSQGYLGCAMARLNRLEEAQRFLSRAGPGVWSSCMQQPLQPL, translated from the coding sequence ATGAACGCAAATCAGCAGTCCGCTCTAGCCGCGCTGCGGGCGGTGTCACCGATTGCAGGGCGGCTCGATCGCTCACGCGATGGTGAGGATCGGGCAGCAGACATTCTGGAGCTCTGGCAGGGAACGGAGACGGCACTTCGCGCGTTGATGGGCGGGTCGTCGCTCGGAGGCCAGGCTTTGATCCGCGAGCTTCGCCAGCTCGAGCTCATCTCGCTCGGCCAGGCCTATGCGCTTCTAGAATTCCTGGGCGCGCGCGACCGTGCCAACCGTACGACATACCGCGCCACCGATAACGACGTCGCAGTCGCACGCGAAGGCTTCCGGCAGCTCGAGGCCGGACTGGAGGCTGGAGCTGTCGAGGCTCCTCCACTTCCCCCGCGTCCAGGCGAGGTTGCGGCAGGCGCGGCTGCCGGCGCTGCGGCAGGCGCCGCGGCGAGCTCGCCCTATGCGCCCGGCGGTTATACGCGCGACCGCACGTCGCCCGTCTCTCCGTTCGCCCCCGGCGTGTACCGCTCGACGCCGGGAGCAACGCCGCCGCCGGAGTATTCGACGCCGGTAGAGCCGGCTCCGACCTACGCGTCCGCCACGCGGCGCATACCGCAGAACCTGTGGTTCATTCTGTCCGTGGTCGTGATAATCGTCGGCTCAATCGGAGCATATGCGCTGATTGCAAGACGCAGCGATCCGGCGAAGATCATGGACGAAGCGGTGACGATGATGCAGACGGGGCGGCGTGAAGCCGCGCGCGGAGAATTCTCACGGATCGTTCGCGAGCATCCGGAGCTTGCGACCCCGCACGTATTTCTCGCCCGCATGGCGCGCGAGGACGGCGATGTGAACACGGCGCGCCGCGAGCTGGAAGCTGCCATCCGTCTCGAGCCGAAGAACGCAATAGCGCTCCGCGAGATGGGACTGATCCTTTTCTCGACCGGGGATTACGAGCTCTCGCGCCGATTCTTCGTTCGCGCGGTGCAGGTGAACCCGGACGACAAGAGCTCGCAGGGCTACCTGGGCTGCGCCATGGCACGACTCAACAGGCTGGAGGAAGCGCAGCGCTTCCTGAGCCGCGCCGGACCCGGCGTCTGGAGCTCGTGCATGCAGCAGCCATTGCAGCCGTTGTGA